From the ANME-2 cluster archaeon genome, one window contains:
- a CDS encoding type II toxin-antitoxin system HicB family antitoxin, translating into MLIDYINKALSKAEYDKLEDDTFSGKIPECPGVLAFGKTLFECQKELESVFEGWLIVKIRHGDTLPVIDHLNINVGIPHGIEAGAHA; encoded by the coding sequence ATGCTAATAGATTATATTAACAAAGCGTTGAGCAAAGCTGAATACGATAAGCTCGAAGATGATACCTTTTCTGGTAAAATACCAGAATGTCCGGGTGTTCTCGCTTTTGGAAAAACGCTTTTTGAATGTCAGAAAGAGCTTGAATCAGTATTTGAAGGTTGGCTCATAGTCAAAATACGGCACGGTGATACTTTGCCTGTGATAGACCATCTGAATATCAATGTAGGTATTCCACATGGCATTGAGGCTGGGGCTCATGCCTAA
- a CDS encoding type II toxin-antitoxin system HicA family toxin: protein MPKWKPCKRRVFIKKLVKLGFNAPEPGGRHFYMRYGTKVLTIPSNDEYSVPQLKMMIKELEKLIGRKIALEDWEEF, encoded by the coding sequence ATGCCTAAATGGAAGCCATGTAAACGCAGAGTTTTTATCAAAAAACTTGTAAAATTGGGTTTCAATGCGCCTGAACCAGGCGGACGACATTTCTATATGCGATATGGCACCAAAGTTTTAACAATTCCCAGCAATGATGAGTATTCAGTCCCGCAGCTTAAAATGATGATTAAAGAATTGGAGAAACTCATCGGAAGAAAAATTGCCCTGGAAGATTGGGAAGAATTTTAA
- a CDS encoding class I SAM-dependent methyltransferase translates to MNTYSKKVAVEQFSKRSNAYAACSALMDQADLDTVVGLLDLTGMERVLDVATGTGFLARALSPHVKEVIGIDITPGMLELAVRATRENELNNITCLTGDVEHLPFRESEFDVVTCRFSFHHFPGPRMSLCEMARVLRPGGRLVIEDMLSSEYTTKSEYQNKMENLRDPSHIKHYKASEIERMLHEVGLVVLDRVDGSSDFDFEHWIGMADPPAGNVESIREMMKLSMDGDQSRLDVRVKDGRMVFSYTTGIVVGRKG, encoded by the coding sequence ATGAACACATACTCAAAAAAAGTGGCAGTGGAACAGTTTAGTAAGCGTTCGAATGCCTATGCGGCATGCAGTGCCCTGATGGACCAGGCCGACCTGGATACTGTGGTGGGACTGCTGGACCTGACCGGCATGGAGCGGGTGCTGGATGTGGCTACTGGTACGGGCTTTCTTGCCAGGGCCCTGTCGCCTCATGTGAAAGAGGTCATTGGCATTGATATCACGCCGGGGATGCTGGAGCTGGCGGTACGGGCTACCCGGGAGAATGAGCTTAATAATATTACATGCCTGACCGGGGATGTAGAGCACCTGCCTTTCAGGGAGTCGGAGTTTGATGTGGTAACGTGCAGGTTCTCTTTCCACCATTTCCCAGGACCCCGGATGTCCCTGTGTGAGATGGCCAGGGTGTTGCGACCGGGTGGCAGGTTGGTTATTGAGGATATGTTATCTTCTGAGTATACTACAAAGAGCGAGTACCAGAACAAGATGGAGAACCTGAGGGACCCTTCACACATCAAACACTACAAGGCATCTGAGATTGAGCGGATGCTGCACGAGGTTGGACTGGTGGTGCTTGACAGGGTTGATGGGAGTTCAGATTTTGACTTTGAGCACTGGATAGGGATGGCAGACCCGCCAGCCGGGAATGTGGAGAGTATCCGGGAGATGATGAAGTTGTCGATGGATGGGGACCAGTCCAGGCTGGATGTGCGGGTGAAGGATGGGAGGATGGTGTTTAGTTATACGACAGGGATTGTGGTGGGGAGGAAGGGGTAA